The Edaphobacter sp. 12200R-103 genome contains a region encoding:
- a CDS encoding DUF2199 domain-containing protein has translation MDGEVFGGFVCTVCGERHDVLPLKYSVKAPQAVLTVPQEQIEERVLLTADQCVIDNQQFFLRGRMLIPVHGVDAPFVWGVWAEVSPKNFIRSNELWHVPGREQEPSFAGWLNNDLFLFGDTINLELNVHTQPVGERPRFTAADPNHPLAIQQRDGISIETVQDIAEMILHRGESR, from the coding sequence ATGGATGGAGAAGTCTTCGGTGGGTTTGTCTGCACGGTCTGCGGAGAGCGGCACGACGTTTTGCCTCTCAAATACAGCGTCAAGGCCCCTCAGGCCGTCCTTACAGTCCCGCAGGAACAGATCGAAGAGCGCGTCCTCCTCACGGCCGATCAGTGCGTCATCGACAACCAGCAATTCTTCCTCCGTGGCCGCATGCTGATTCCGGTTCACGGTGTCGATGCGCCTTTCGTCTGGGGAGTCTGGGCTGAGGTCAGCCCCAAAAATTTCATTCGCTCCAACGAGCTCTGGCACGTTCCCGGACGCGAACAGGAGCCTTCCTTCGCCGGCTGGCTCAACAATGATCTGTTCCTCTTTGGCGATACCATCAACCTTGAGCTGAACGTCCATACCCAGCCGGTTGGTGAGCGCCCGCGGTTTACCGCCGCCGACCCGAATCATCCTCTCGCCATTCAGCAGCGCGACGGCATCTCCATCGAAACCGTGCAGGATATCGCCGAGATGATTCTGCACCGGGGCGAGTCGCGCTAG
- a CDS encoding methylmalonyl-CoA mutase, whose amino-acid sequence MSKDTKRPPQRKVETSSGIPVDVVYEPERLEGFDPAGELGSPGAFPFTRGIQPTMYRGRLWTMRQYAGMGDAEESNRRYKFLLSQGTKGLSVAFDLPTQIGYDSDSPMALGEVGKVGVAIDSIEDMERLFDGIRLDEISTSMTINATASILLALYVTVASRQGADTKKLSGTVQNDILKEYIARGTYIYPVRHAMRLVTDIFGWSAREIPEWNTISISGYHMREAGCTAVQEVAFTLANGMTYVQAAIDAGLAVDIFAPRLSFFFNAHSNLLEEVAKFRAARRMWARLMREHFGATNPKSWMLRFHTQTAGSTLTAQQPENNIVRTTVQALAAVLGGTQSLHTNGFDEALALPTEQAARTALRTQQVLAHESGVADTVDPLAGSYYVETLTNEIEARAEQYMTAIERFDLGGHYGMLHAIEQGYVQREIQNAAYAYQRAVDEKNAVVVGVNDFVTEEIQAVPIQRIDEAQERRQVERLKELRGRRDVGVHATALRSIEDAARSGENLMPRIMAAVEAYATVGEIADVLRGVFGEYRETVVV is encoded by the coding sequence ATGTCAAAGGACACGAAACGACCGCCGCAGAGAAAAGTCGAGACAAGCTCCGGCATTCCCGTGGACGTTGTCTACGAACCGGAGCGGCTGGAAGGTTTCGACCCAGCCGGAGAGTTGGGAAGCCCCGGAGCGTTTCCCTTCACGCGCGGAATTCAGCCGACGATGTATCGCGGCCGGCTGTGGACGATGCGCCAGTATGCTGGGATGGGAGATGCTGAGGAATCGAACCGCAGGTACAAGTTTCTTCTATCGCAGGGGACGAAAGGCCTGAGCGTCGCGTTCGATCTTCCGACGCAGATCGGGTACGACTCGGATTCGCCGATGGCGCTGGGTGAGGTGGGCAAGGTCGGGGTCGCGATCGATTCGATCGAGGATATGGAACGGCTGTTCGACGGGATTCGGCTGGACGAGATCTCGACCTCAATGACGATCAATGCGACGGCCTCCATTCTGCTTGCGCTTTACGTCACTGTCGCCAGCCGGCAGGGTGCGGATACAAAGAAGCTCAGCGGTACAGTCCAGAACGACATCCTGAAGGAGTACATCGCACGGGGAACCTATATCTATCCGGTGAGACATGCGATGCGTCTGGTAACGGACATCTTCGGCTGGTCGGCCCGGGAGATTCCGGAGTGGAACACGATCTCGATCTCGGGCTACCACATGCGCGAGGCAGGATGTACGGCGGTGCAGGAGGTGGCCTTTACTCTGGCCAATGGAATGACCTACGTTCAGGCGGCGATCGACGCGGGCCTCGCGGTCGATATCTTCGCTCCACGCCTGAGCTTCTTCTTCAACGCACATAGCAACCTGCTGGAGGAGGTGGCAAAGTTTCGTGCTGCTCGCCGAATGTGGGCGCGGCTGATGCGAGAACACTTCGGCGCAACGAACCCAAAGAGCTGGATGCTGCGCTTTCACACACAGACGGCGGGATCCACTCTGACGGCACAGCAGCCGGAGAACAATATCGTGCGGACGACAGTTCAGGCGCTGGCAGCGGTGCTGGGTGGGACGCAGTCTCTGCACACGAACGGGTTTGATGAGGCACTGGCGCTGCCGACAGAACAGGCGGCGAGGACCGCGCTCCGCACCCAGCAGGTACTGGCGCACGAGAGTGGGGTGGCTGACACGGTGGATCCGCTCGCGGGTTCGTACTATGTGGAGACCCTGACCAACGAGATCGAGGCCCGGGCCGAGCAGTACATGACAGCGATCGAGCGATTCGACCTGGGCGGCCACTATGGGATGCTGCACGCGATTGAGCAGGGATATGTGCAGCGAGAGATTCAGAATGCGGCGTATGCCTACCAGCGCGCTGTCGATGAGAAGAATGCCGTCGTTGTGGGAGTGAATGACTTTGTGACCGAGGAGATACAGGCGGTCCCGATCCAGAGGATCGATGAAGCCCAGGAACGCAGGCAGGTGGAGCGGCTGAAAGAGCTGCGGGGACGGCGTGATGTGGGAGTACACGCCACAGCCCTGCGAAGTATAGAAGATGCTGCACGCAGCGGCGAGAATCTGATGCCGCGGATTATGGCTGCGGTAGAGGCCTACGCCACGGTTGGGGAGATCGCGGATGTGCTGCGTGGGGTGTTTGGGGAGTACCGGGAGACGGTAGTGGTGTAG
- the gcvT gene encoding glycine cleavage system aminomethyltransferase GcvT — protein sequence MEREGKTLPELQTPLRKTALNAVHRAAKAKMVDFGGWDMPVDCCGLTAEHMAVRTGVGVFDVSHMGDIQFRGPGSLAAIQKLCMNDASKLQVGQAQYSAMLYPNGTFVDDVVVHKLSENDYLIVINAGTREKDVQWIRQVIGGMPGVHMNDFSDYYTQLAIQGPKAQETLQKLTPVDLSKIKNYWFSWGQVCGLHNVMIARTGYTGEDGFEIYIPSDEPTSARVWNEVLEAGKEFGILPCGLGSRNTLRLEAAMALYGHEISDEINVFEAGLERYAKFDKGDFVGHDALVKIQEEGGPKRKLVGLEMVERGIGRDGYPVFSLDGKRIGEITSGSPAPFLKKNIALAFVPVEFTAIDTEVAVEIRGQLVKAKVVPTPFYKRPKKQS from the coding sequence ATGGAGCGAGAGGGTAAAACTTTGCCAGAACTTCAAACTCCCCTACGAAAAACTGCACTGAACGCTGTCCATCGCGCCGCGAAGGCCAAAATGGTGGATTTTGGCGGCTGGGACATGCCGGTAGACTGCTGCGGGCTGACGGCCGAGCATATGGCGGTGCGGACCGGCGTGGGCGTCTTCGACGTCTCGCACATGGGCGATATTCAGTTTCGCGGGCCGGGATCGCTGGCGGCGATCCAGAAGCTGTGCATGAACGATGCCTCGAAGCTGCAGGTGGGCCAGGCGCAGTACTCCGCGATGCTGTACCCGAACGGGACGTTTGTCGATGACGTGGTGGTACACAAGCTGTCGGAGAACGATTATCTGATCGTCATCAACGCGGGAACGCGCGAGAAGGATGTGCAGTGGATCCGGCAGGTGATCGGCGGGATGCCGGGCGTGCACATGAACGACTTCAGCGACTACTACACGCAGCTTGCGATCCAGGGCCCGAAGGCGCAGGAGACCCTGCAGAAGCTGACGCCAGTGGACCTGAGCAAGATCAAGAACTACTGGTTTAGCTGGGGACAGGTCTGCGGCCTGCACAACGTGATGATCGCTCGCACGGGATATACGGGCGAAGACGGGTTCGAGATCTACATCCCGTCCGACGAGCCGACGAGTGCGCGGGTGTGGAATGAGGTGCTCGAAGCCGGCAAGGAGTTCGGGATTCTGCCGTGCGGCCTGGGCTCGCGTAACACGCTACGGCTGGAAGCTGCGATGGCCCTGTATGGCCACGAGATTTCTGACGAGATCAATGTCTTTGAGGCTGGGCTGGAGCGGTACGCCAAGTTCGACAAGGGCGACTTCGTAGGGCACGACGCCCTGGTGAAGATTCAGGAAGAGGGCGGACCGAAGCGGAAGCTGGTTGGCCTGGAGATGGTTGAGCGCGGCATTGGCCGGGATGGATATCCGGTATTTTCGCTGGACGGCAAGCGGATTGGCGAGATTACCAGCGGCTCGCCGGCGCCATTCCTGAAGAAGAACATCGCGCTGGCCTTTGTTCCGGTGGAGTTTACGGCGATTGATACCGAGGTCGCCGTGGAGATTCGCGGGCAGCTGGTGAAGGCGAAGGTGGTGCCGACACCGTTCTATAAGCGGCCAAAGAAACAGAGTTGA
- a CDS encoding muconolactone Delta-isomerase family protein yields MQFLVLTERFTDKFPAEAWKPELIEAEGQRVRELYAAGVLRSAWRRKDKPGAALVLEVASEAEVLEAIESLPLRKLGMIGFPLVTQLEPYPGFGPR; encoded by the coding sequence ATGCAGTTTCTGGTTTTGACGGAGCGTTTTACAGACAAGTTCCCTGCCGAGGCGTGGAAGCCGGAGCTGATTGAGGCAGAGGGCCAGCGGGTGAGGGAGCTGTATGCCGCAGGCGTTCTGCGCAGCGCGTGGCGGCGCAAGGACAAGCCTGGCGCGGCACTGGTTCTGGAGGTGGCGAGCGAGGCTGAGGTCCTGGAGGCGATTGAAAGCCTCCCGCTACGGAAGCTCGGCATGATTGGATTTCCGCTGGTGACGCAGTTGGAGCCTTATCCGGGATTTGGCCCGCGCTGA
- the gcvH gene encoding glycine cleavage system protein GcvH: MSYPADYKYTKEHEWISADGAKGTVGITDYAQSSLGDIVFVDLPQVGAELKAGEIFGSVESVKAVSDLYSPVTGTVTEVNESLKDAPEKINQDANATWMLKVELGDSSELESLLSAADYEKFVSEETGH, translated from the coding sequence ATGTCCTATCCTGCGGATTACAAGTACACCAAGGAACATGAGTGGATCAGCGCCGATGGCGCGAAGGGCACGGTCGGCATCACTGACTATGCGCAGAGCTCGCTGGGCGATATTGTCTTTGTTGACCTACCCCAGGTGGGCGCGGAGCTGAAGGCCGGAGAGATCTTCGGATCGGTGGAGTCAGTCAAGGCCGTCTCGGACCTTTACTCCCCCGTGACCGGTACGGTGACCGAGGTGAACGAGTCGCTGAAGGATGCTCCCGAGAAGATCAACCAGGACGCGAATGCCACGTGGATGCTGAAGGTGGAGCTTGGCGATTCCTCGGAGCTGGAAAGCCTGCTGTCGGCAGCCGATTACGAAAAGTTTGTCAGCGAAGAGACCGGACACTAA